Proteins from a single region of Leuconostoc gasicomitatum LMG 18811:
- a CDS encoding DUF4422 domain-containing protein, protein MVDKIQILVAAHKKASMPQKECMYTPIQVGSALASEKFAGFLYDNNGVNISAKNPYFNELTALYWARHNSDADVIGLVHYRRFFSISKKKSLSAILSEPDLRELLQTTAVIVPKKRRYWIESSQSHYRHAHHGESLDVLRSVIATRQPDYLDSYDRNMAHSWAHMFNMFIMKRNKFDAYMDWLFDILFAVEVQIQDDVVQWDHYEQRVYGFLSERLLDVWLDKNHINYQEVPVIFMERQNWLLKGGRFLARKIGIGRIV, encoded by the coding sequence ATGGTTGATAAAATTCAAATCTTGGTAGCAGCACACAAAAAAGCATCAATGCCTCAAAAAGAATGTATGTATACACCGATTCAAGTTGGGTCAGCACTTGCTTCTGAAAAATTTGCTGGATTTTTATACGATAATAATGGGGTCAATATTTCTGCTAAAAATCCATATTTCAATGAATTAACAGCTTTATATTGGGCAAGACATAATTCTGATGCAGATGTTATTGGACTTGTACATTATCGCCGTTTTTTTTCAATTTCGAAGAAAAAAAGTTTGAGTGCAATTTTATCTGAGCCGGATTTACGTGAGTTGTTACAAACAACCGCTGTTATCGTACCTAAAAAGCGACGATACTGGATTGAAAGTAGTCAGTCACATTACCGTCATGCACATCATGGTGAATCATTAGATGTCTTACGTTCTGTGATTGCAACACGTCAACCAGACTATTTAGATTCCTACGATCGAAATATGGCACATAGCTGGGCACATATGTTCAATATGTTCATTATGAAGCGAAATAAATTTGACGCGTATATGGACTGGTTATTTGATATACTATTTGCAGTTGAAGTGCAAATACAAGATGATGTTGTGCAGTGGGATCACTATGAACAAAGAGTTTATGGATTTTTAAGTGAGCGTTTGTTGGATGTTTGGTTGGATAAAAATCATATCAATTATCAAGAAGTTCCCGTTATTTTCATGGAAAGACAAAATTGGTTGCTTAAGGGGGGGAGATTTTTGGCCCGAAAAATCGGCATAGGGCGAATTGTGTAA
- the tagD gene encoding glycerol-3-phosphate cytidylyltransferase, with protein MKRVITYGTFDMLHYGHINLLKRAKEMGDYLIVALSTDEFNWHSKQKKTYFSYEKRKQLLEAIRYVDLVIPEEAWDQKTSDVKLYKVDTFVMGDDWAGQFDFLQDETDAEVVYLARTPEISTTQIKKDLNTKDLTTNHKSKTD; from the coding sequence ATGAAAAGAGTGATCACATACGGCACCTTTGACATGTTACATTATGGGCATATCAATTTATTAAAACGTGCAAAAGAAATGGGTGATTATTTAATTGTTGCACTTTCAACTGATGAGTTTAATTGGCATTCAAAACAAAAGAAAACTTATTTTTCATATGAAAAGCGCAAACAATTGTTGGAAGCCATTCGCTATGTTGATTTAGTTATTCCAGAGGAAGCGTGGGATCAAAAAACCTCGGATGTTAAGTTATACAAAGTAGATACGTTTGTTATGGGTGATGATTGGGCTGGTCAATTTGATTTTTTGCAAGATGAAACAGATGCAGAAGTTGTCTATTTAGCGCGCACGCCTGAAATATCAACAACCCAGATTAAAAAGGATTTAAATACAAAAGATTTGACGACTAATCATAAATCTAAAACAGATTAA
- a CDS encoding glycosyltransferase family 2 protein, translating to MTEKIDKYSIEKPEVLSLVVPVHNEEETIQTFYDTLSALKDKLTATIQYHFVDDGSTDHTLSILRELANRDENVHYISFSRNFGKEAGLYAGLQQTTGQYVAVMDVDLQDPPELLPQMLQDVQSGDYDAVGTRRADRSGEAKIRSWFSAQFYVWMNKISETQLVDGARDYRVMTRQMVNAILSMSENQRFSKGIFSWVGFKTKYIPFENRERVAGSTSWSFWSLSKYAIAGIVSFSTFPLTIITGLGFLSFGISLLSAAFIVIRALAYNNSAAGWPSIVTIILFIGGIQLLSLGVIGRYIAAIFLESKHRPIYITREEK from the coding sequence ATGACAGAAAAAATTGACAAGTATTCAATTGAAAAACCAGAAGTATTATCACTTGTGGTGCCCGTTCATAATGAAGAAGAAACAATTCAAACTTTTTATGATACTTTATCTGCTCTGAAAGATAAATTAACAGCCACAATACAGTATCATTTTGTTGACGATGGTTCGACAGATCACACACTTAGTATTCTTCGTGAATTAGCTAATCGTGATGAAAATGTCCACTACATTAGTTTTTCTCGTAATTTCGGAAAGGAAGCTGGACTTTATGCTGGTCTGCAACAAACAACTGGACAATATGTTGCTGTGATGGATGTCGATTTACAAGACCCACCAGAATTATTGCCACAAATGTTGCAGGATGTCCAGAGTGGCGATTATGATGCTGTGGGCACACGACGAGCTGATCGGTCAGGCGAGGCCAAAATACGATCATGGTTTTCTGCACAATTTTATGTGTGGATGAATAAAATAAGTGAAACACAGCTTGTCGATGGCGCACGTGATTATCGTGTGATGACAAGGCAGATGGTTAATGCAATCTTGTCAATGAGTGAGAATCAACGATTTAGTAAAGGCATATTTAGTTGGGTTGGCTTTAAAACAAAGTATATCCCATTTGAAAATAGGGAACGTGTTGCGGGCAGCACGTCATGGTCATTTTGGTCATTATCAAAATATGCTATCGCGGGCATTGTTTCATTTTCAACTTTCCCATTAACGATTATAACTGGTCTTGGATTCCTCTCGTTTGGTATCTCACTATTGAGTGCGGCTTTTATTGTTATTCGTGCTTTAGCTTACAATAACAGCGCTGCGGGTTGGCCATCAATTGTAACAATTATTTTATTTATTGGTGGTATACAGTTGCTAAGTTTGGGTGTTATTGGTCGTTATATCGCTGCTATCTTTTTAGAATCGAAACATCGACCAATTTATATTACCCGAGAAGAAAAATAA
- the glf gene encoding UDP-galactopyranose mutase, which yields MVNKFNTKNYDYLIVGAGPFGMIFAYEAAKRGKKSLIVEKRPYIAGNTHTHVEHGITVHDFGAHIFHTDNKEVWDYIRQFAEFNGYQNQVVANYQGTLYNLPFNMNTFYQMWGTKTPDEAQAKIAEQRELALKDLGNRQPRNLEEQAISLIGTDIYEKLIKGYTEKQWGRPATELPAFIIKRLPVRFIYDNNYFNHRYQGIPVGGYTQIFERMLSQSQGLIDVLTDTDFFDHKETLLSEFPRVLYTGMIDQFFDYQFGELEYRSLRFESEVIDSDNYQGNAVINYTDAKTPYTRVMEWRHLDGLADAGKTIITKEYPQEWDRSKEAYYPVNNDKNTQIYKQYAQEARQKHPEIIFGGRLGKYRYFDMDQVFNDAFHTVREEFNVAADFNFAHDDTK from the coding sequence ATGGTAAATAAATTTAATACAAAAAATTATGATTATTTAATTGTTGGTGCAGGGCCATTTGGCATGATTTTTGCATATGAAGCAGCCAAACGTGGAAAAAAGTCGTTGATCGTAGAAAAGCGGCCTTATATTGCTGGAAATACCCATACACATGTAGAACATGGTATTACAGTTCATGATTTTGGTGCACACATTTTTCATACGGATAATAAGGAAGTATGGGATTATATTCGCCAATTTGCTGAATTTAATGGCTATCAAAACCAAGTTGTCGCAAATTATCAGGGCACTTTATATAATTTGCCATTTAATATGAATACATTTTATCAAATGTGGGGAACGAAGACGCCCGATGAAGCGCAGGCAAAAATTGCTGAGCAACGCGAATTGGCGTTGAAAGATTTAGGAAACCGTCAACCACGTAATTTGGAAGAACAAGCTATTTCTTTGATTGGTACTGATATTTATGAAAAATTAATCAAAGGTTATACTGAAAAGCAATGGGGACGTCCAGCAACCGAACTACCGGCGTTTATTATAAAACGATTACCAGTACGTTTTATTTACGATAATAACTATTTCAATCATCGTTATCAAGGGATACCGGTTGGTGGTTATACGCAAATATTTGAGCGGATGTTATCACAATCACAAGGTTTAATTGATGTGTTAACCGATACAGACTTTTTTGATCACAAAGAAACACTATTGTCAGAGTTTCCGCGGGTTTTGTATACTGGGATGATTGATCAATTCTTTGATTATCAATTTGGTGAGTTAGAGTATCGCTCATTACGCTTTGAAAGTGAAGTGATTGATTCTGATAATTATCAAGGGAATGCAGTGATTAATTATACAGATGCTAAAACACCCTATACGCGCGTAATGGAATGGCGCCATCTTGATGGCTTGGCGGATGCAGGTAAGACAATCATTACCAAAGAATATCCACAAGAGTGGGATCGATCGAAAGAAGCGTATTACCCAGTTAATAATGATAAAAACACACAAATTTACAAGCAATATGCACAAGAGGCACGCCAAAAACATCCAGAAATTATTTTTGGTGGTCGACTAGGTAAATACCGTTATTTTGATATGGATCAAGTATTTAATGATGCATTCCATACTGTACGAGAAGAGTTTAACGTTGCTGCAGATTTTAATTTTGCACATGATGACACGAAGTAA
- a CDS encoding sugar transferase, whose protein sequence is MKIKPKHKSYLITKRLIDVVFALLGLIVLSPIFVIVFVILKIDSPKSSALFEQQRIGKDGKPFHIYKFRSMVPNAEEILKADKVLYEKYVASGYKLPTKEDPRITKLGSFLRRSTIDELPQFWNMLIGDMSLVGPRPIVAEELKEYGDQKDIFLSVRPGALGLWQASGRSLIEYPERTQIELEYVANAGFFYDISIVFRNVIAIFKSKGAY, encoded by the coding sequence TTGAAAATCAAGCCAAAACACAAATCATATTTAATTACTAAACGACTCATTGATGTGGTTTTTGCGTTACTTGGATTAATTGTGTTATCTCCCATATTTGTGATAGTATTTGTAATTTTAAAAATAGATAGTCCAAAATCATCGGCGTTATTTGAACAACAACGAATTGGTAAAGATGGTAAACCGTTTCACATTTATAAATTCCGTTCAATGGTTCCAAACGCTGAGGAAATTTTAAAAGCAGATAAGGTATTATACGAAAAATATGTTGCTAGTGGTTATAAACTACCAACAAAAGAAGACCCACGAATTACAAAATTAGGTTCTTTTTTACGTCGTTCAACCATTGATGAATTACCACAATTTTGGAATATGTTGATTGGTGATATGAGTTTAGTCGGGCCGCGTCCGATTGTTGCTGAAGAACTAAAAGAATATGGTGATCAAAAGGATATATTCTTGTCAGTTAGACCTGGTGCATTGGGTCTATGGCAAGCTAGTGGTCGGTCACTCATTGAATATCCAGAACGAACACAAATAGAATTAGAGTATGTTGCAAATGCAGGCTTTTTTTATGATATTAGTATCGTATTTAGAAACGTGATTGCAATTTTTAAATCTAAAGGGGCCTATTAA
- a CDS encoding CHAP domain-containing protein, which produces MSRNTFLKIIMIPFVLINIMIIKETTVSANINNQEIVNEHGALLSQLADDDSNAFVSNNVQNGFINNNSQVYYYNNQGQMIYGEQKIDNNWYYFDKITGAMAIGFQNLGNKTVYYNNQGQMIYGEQKIDNNWYYFDKITGAMTIGFQNLGNKTVYYNNQGQMIYGEQKIDNNWYYFDKVTGAMAIGFQNLGNKTVYYNSQGQMIYGEQKIDNNWYYFDKITGAMTIGFQNLGNKTVYYNSQGQMIYGEQKIDNNWYYFDKVTGAISDDSTIVPKNAKEAGINGYNNGGWGYYSHNCTAFVAGVLSAQGVPDSVIRGLGNGSEWASCARNKGLRVDLIPEPGTAISFKGGTSLYPYAEGHVAYVTSINNDGTFNIIEGNYSGLAYHERIIRVDSTVAGIIHF; this is translated from the coding sequence ATGAGTAGAAATACTTTTTTAAAAATTATAATGATACCATTTGTTTTAATTAATATTATGATTATTAAGGAAACAACAGTTTCTGCTAATATAAATAATCAAGAAATTGTTAATGAACATGGTGCACTGTTAAGTCAACTAGCTGACGATGATAGTAATGCATTTGTGAGTAATAATGTTCAAAATGGATTTATAAATAATAATAGTCAAGTATATTATTATAATAACCAAGGTCAAATGATTTATGGTGAACAAAAAATTGATAATAATTGGTATTATTTTGATAAAATAACCGGAGCAATGGCAATAGGCTTCCAAAATTTAGGCAATAAAACAGTTTATTATAATAATCAAGGTCAAATGATTTATGGTGAACAAAAAATTGATAATAATTGGTATTATTTTGATAAAATAACCGGAGCAATGACAATAGGCTTTCAAAATTTAGGCAATAAAACAGTTTATTATAATAACCAAGGTCAAATGATTTATGGTGAACAAAAAATTGATAATAATTGGTATTACTTCGACAAAGTAACCGGAGCAATGGCAATAGGCTTCCAAAATTTAGGCAATAAAACAGTTTATTATAATAGCCAAGGTCAAATGATTTATGGTGAACAAAAAATTGATAATAATTGGTATTATTTTGATAAAATAACCGGAGCAATGACAATAGGCTTTCAAAATTTAGGCAATAAAACAGTTTATTATAATAGTCAAGGTCAAATGATTTATGGTGAACAAAAAATTGATAATAATTGGTATTACTTCGACAAAGTAACCGGAGCTATATCTGATGATAGTACTATTGTTCCTAAAAATGCTAAAGAGGCTGGTATTAATGGATACAATAACGGCGGCTGGGGCTACTATAGTCATAATTGTACAGCATTTGTCGCAGGCGTTTTAAGTGCTCAGGGAGTTCCAGACTCGGTAATTAGAGGACTAGGCAATGGATCTGAGTGGGCAAGCTGTGCAAGGAATAAAGGACTTCGGGTTGATTTAATTCCAGAACCTGGCACTGCTATTTCATTTAAAGGGGGAACTTCATTGTATCCATATGCTGAAGGCCATGTCGCGTATGTTACTAGTATAAACAATGATGGAACATTTAACATAATTGAAGGTAATTATAGTGGGTTGGCATATCATGAAAGAATAATTAGGGTAGACTCGACTGTAGCGGGAATTATACATTTTTAA
- a CDS encoding ROK family glucokinase encodes MAKDKLIGVDLGGTTIKFAILTETGEIQQKWSIKTNVFDDGVHIVPDIIESINHHLDLYQLDPKRVIGIGMGTPGTVNRTTGTVTGAYNLNWKTEQNVKADIESGTGFLLTLDNDANAAALGEAWRGAGNNDDEVSFITLGTGVGGGLVSNGQLIHGTAGAGGEIGHVVVEPNGYLCTCGNKGCLEQYTSATGVVHLAQDFSEEYVGSSKLKQLIANGDEVTSKIVFDLAKDGDFLANKVIDKVAYYLGYATAAMSNILNPSAVVIGGGVAAAGEFLRARVEKNWQTFAFPTVRSTTRVKLAELGNDAGVIGAASLARVDTN; translated from the coding sequence ATGGCTAAAGATAAATTAATCGGTGTTGACCTTGGTGGCACAACAATTAAGTTTGCTATTTTAACTGAAACTGGTGAAATTCAACAAAAATGGTCAATTAAAACGAATGTTTTTGATGATGGAGTACATATTGTACCAGATATTATTGAATCAATTAATCACCACCTTGACTTATATCAATTAGATCCAAAGCGTGTGATTGGGATTGGCATGGGTACACCTGGAACGGTAAACCGGACGACTGGTACCGTGACTGGTGCTTATAACTTAAATTGGAAGACAGAACAAAATGTTAAAGCAGACATTGAATCTGGTACTGGCTTTTTGTTGACGCTGGACAATGACGCTAACGCTGCAGCACTTGGTGAGGCTTGGAGAGGTGCTGGTAATAATGATGATGAGGTATCATTTATTACACTTGGTACCGGTGTTGGTGGTGGTTTAGTCTCCAATGGTCAACTGATTCATGGAACTGCCGGTGCAGGTGGTGAAATTGGGCATGTTGTTGTTGAACCCAACGGTTACTTATGTACTTGTGGGAACAAAGGTTGCTTGGAACAATATACTTCGGCGACCGGTGTTGTACACTTAGCACAAGATTTTTCTGAAGAGTATGTTGGTTCATCAAAGCTAAAACAATTAATTGCTAATGGGGATGAAGTCACTTCAAAAATTGTGTTTGATTTAGCAAAAGATGGTGATTTTTTGGCTAATAAAGTTATTGATAAAGTGGCATATTACTTAGGCTATGCTACAGCAGCTATGTCTAACATATTAAATCCATCAGCTGTTGTTATTGGTGGTGGTGTGGCCGCAGCGGGAGAGTTTTTACGTGCCCGTGTAGAAAAAAATTGGCAAACATTTGCTTTTCCAACAGTTAGAAGTACAACACGTGTTAAATTAGCCGAACTAGGTAATGATGCTGGCGTCATTGGCGCAGCATCATTGGCACGTGTTGACACTAACTAA
- the map gene encoding type I methionyl aminopeptidase, protein MITLKSPREIEAMRQSGAIIAGMHHMLQDLIKPGIDTWEIETKSRDYIESHGAVPSQIGFEGFKYATTISVNNEVAHGLPRKGLHLKNGDLVKVDTVVALKGAVSDSAWSYAVGEVTPEIQKLMAVTKKAMYLGIDQAVIGNRIGDIGNAIQQYTEVENHYGDVRQYIGHGVGPTMHEEPQVPHYGKPGHGIRLREGMVITIEPMINIGGWEVDTDDTAEDGWTVTTSDGSWSAQYEHTLAITKEGPKILTSQDAKFDAKYL, encoded by the coding sequence ATGATTACTTTAAAATCACCAAGAGAAATAGAAGCAATGCGCCAATCTGGTGCAATTATTGCTGGTATGCATCATATGTTACAAGACTTAATTAAACCAGGGATTGATACATGGGAAATTGAAACAAAATCACGTGACTATATTGAAAGCCATGGTGCTGTACCTTCACAAATTGGATTTGAAGGCTTTAAGTATGCAACAACAATTAGTGTTAATAATGAAGTAGCTCATGGATTGCCTCGTAAAGGGTTACATTTAAAAAATGGTGATTTGGTCAAGGTAGATACAGTCGTTGCGCTTAAAGGCGCTGTATCGGATTCAGCGTGGTCTTATGCTGTGGGCGAAGTAACACCTGAAATACAAAAGTTAATGGCTGTGACAAAAAAGGCCATGTATTTAGGAATTGATCAAGCAGTTATTGGTAATCGTATTGGCGATATTGGCAATGCAATTCAGCAATATACTGAAGTTGAAAATCATTACGGTGATGTACGCCAGTATATTGGTCACGGTGTTGGGCCAACAATGCACGAAGAACCACAAGTGCCACATTATGGTAAACCAGGTCATGGCATTCGTTTACGCGAAGGCATGGTTATCACGATTGAACCAATGATTAATATTGGTGGCTGGGAAGTTGATACTGATGATACGGCTGAAGATGGTTGGACTGTTACAACTAGTGATGGCTCATGGTCAGCGCAATATGAACATACACTAGCAATTACAAAAGAAGGGCCAAAAATACTAACAAGTCAAGATGCAAAATTCGATGCAAAATATTTGTAA